The genomic window GGCCGATTGATCGCCGATATACTGCCCGCCACACAGGCGTTTCTCTGGTCACGGACCCAACCGGATCCGGCCATGCTGGCGGCGGTGGCCGATCCGGACCGTCAGCCTTATGTGGTGTTTCCCGCAAGCCATATGCCGGGCGGGCGGCGGGTCGTCAACCATATTCTGCCCGACGCGCGGCCGCCGCTGTTTATTCTGCTGGACGGTACCTGGCCCGAGGCGGGCAAAATGTTCCGCAAAAGCCCGTGGCTGACGCATTTTCCGGTATTGTCGCTGGAATTGCCCACCGTGTCGCAATACGGCCTGCGCGGCAGCCATGGCGAGGGTCACCATTGCACTGCGGAGGTGGCCGCCGCTTTGCTCTTCCAGACGGGTGATCATGCCACGGCTGATGCACTAATGGCCCATTTTGCGCTCTTTCGTCATCGTTATCTGGCGGGCAAATCCCATGCGCCGCGCGGATTGTCCCCGTCGTCACAGCAGAAAGGGAATAAAACGCGTACAATTATCCCGTCAACCAGCGGGGGAGGCAGTGATGAGTTTACGGGGACTGGAGGCGCTGCTGCGGCCTAAATCGATTGCAGTGGTTGGTGCGTCGGACACACCCGGCCGCGCCGGCAATCTGATGATGCGCAATCTGCTTGACGGCGGTTTCAGCGGGCCAGTGCTGCCGGTGACGCCGAAATACCCGGCGGTCTGCGGCGTGCTCAGTTATCCCTCGGTGGCGGCGCTGCCGCTGCCGCCGGATTTGGCGGTAGTGTGTACCCACGGCCGACGCAATGTGGATCTGCTCACCGCTCTGGGCGAACGAGGCTGCAAGACGGCCATCGTGCTGTCGGCGCCGGCGACGCAATTTGACGACCTGCGCGCCTGTGCTCAGCGTTTCGGCATGCGGTTGCTGGGACCCAACAGTTTGGGGCTGCTAGCGCCGTGGCAGGATCTGAACGCCAGCTTTTCGCCAGTCCCCATCCATCGCGGTAAATTGGCGTTTATCTCGCAGTCGGCGGCGGTGTCCAATACCGTGCTCGACTGGGCGCAGCAGCGCGCCACCGGGTTTTCCTACTTTATCGCTCTCGGCGACAGCATTGATATCTATGTCGACGATATGCTGGATTTTCTAGCGCGCGATGGTAAGACCAGCGCGATACTTCTGCATCTGGAGCATCTCTCCGACGCCCGACGTTTCCTTTCTGCCGCCCGTGGCGCGGCGCGCAATAAACCGATTCTGGTGATCAAAAGCGGCCGCACCATCCAGGCGCAGCGGCTGCTCAACTACCCTCCCGGCCGCGATGCCGCCT from Sodalis glossinidius str. 'morsitans' includes these protein-coding regions:
- a CDS encoding tRNA-uridine aminocarboxypropyltransferase, yielding MACYRAGAVYAPPLCCSRPAAGFVVMFDADPLKPSNTGRLIADILPATQAFLWSRTQPDPAMLAAVADPDRQPYVVFPASHMPGGRRVVNHILPDARPPLFILLDGTWPEAGKMFRKSPWLTHFPVLSLELPTVSQYGLRGSHGEGHHCTAEVAAALLFQTGDHATADALMAHFALFRHRYLAGKSHAPRGLSPSSQQKGNKTRTIIPSTSGGGSDEFTGTGGAAAA